Sequence from the Papaver somniferum cultivar HN1 unplaced genomic scaffold, ASM357369v1 unplaced-scaffold_150, whole genome shotgun sequence genome:
TTCCAAACTAGAACACTTGTTATTCAACATAAAAGTGTTAAAGCTCAGATCTGGGATACTGCTGGCCAAGAAAGGTAATCCTTAAACACTCTTTTCATAACTCTATCACATTGTTTCTTTCTACTTTGGGATAAAACTAGGTTTAAAGTTTAATTGGACCACTGGATCTTGAGTTTTTAAGTAAACATCTTAGGTTATGAAATCGGTTTTTTACTATTTTAGAATCCTATTTAGGGCTTAATTAACTGTGGGAGTTTGTTTATTTGACGAAATTATTGTGGGTTTATGATTTTATAGTGGTGATGAAATATTGAGGAATTCTTGCTTGGGTTTGTTTGTATGAATTACTTATCTGAATCCCATTGATTGATTGTGTAGAGTTATCTGCtaggtttatgtttttttttttagtttttgtgaTAATGTCGGTGATTACTGTTGGGTTCATTTGCAATGTAAGGGTTGTCGTTCGCTATGGAATTGCCTGATTTCCATGTTATGTTAGTCCGATGTTCTCATGCTATAGAATTGCCTAATTTCCTTTTGTGTTTGGGATTCTGTCAGAGTTGTGTAACTAGACTTTGTATTTCCTGTCCTTGTTGGTTCTGTTTGATTAATTGGTTTATGCAAATGACTGGATTTAGTTATGTTAACTTCATTATGATGTATGATGTTGATTTGGTTTCCtagaattttaagaatgaaaaaaaaaattccgtcTCAAATGAGATTATAGTACTCACCGAGGACCATTAGAGACTTCATTACTAGTGCCTCATGTTGAGGTTAAAACCCATGGACATTAATGTGGTCTCGACAGAGACAAAGGATACTGGAATACTGCATTGATAGTTAGGTTCTGAAGAATTAGGCAAGATGTCCTTGTGCTTTACAGGCTTTATTTGTTACAGATCTATTGATTTTACACTTGGAATGTACTGGCCTTTGATACGGTGTATATCTTGGATGTAGATATGAAGTAAGCATATTCTAGCACAAAGATTTGTTACCAATTTGGGACAAAGGGTAATGTTGAAATTTTCTCATGAATGCCTCAGTAGTCCTTAAATTGCTCACTAGATAGTGGTATTGCAGTTTACACCGATAGTAGGTTGTATCTGAGGACCATAGTTACCGGCGACTTGCATAGTTGCATTTGACAATCGTGGTACTGCATTGAGATTTTATCACCTCATAAGAAATAAAAAGGTATAACACAAATGGGATTTTATAGTTGCATTTGACTTACTGGTGAGATTTCTCAATGCTTAACCGGCTGTACAAATGAGCATGAAATATTCGGATATTTGAACACATAGATAACCTACTAGTTCGGGACAAAGGGTAGTGATGACGGATTTTGCATGAATTTCTCAGTAGTCCATAAATTTTCCACTATCTAACAGCCTGTAACGTTGCAGTTCAGACTGAATTTACTAATTGATTATTGCTTATTTCCCTGTTTGTATGATACATTATGCACTCTGTTCGGGGTGGGAACTGCAGAAAGTAGATTATGATCTTTCCATAAGATTGACATCCTCTAATGTTTTACTTTCTGATGTTCTGTATGAGGAACAGATACAGAGCAGTCACAAGTGCATACTACAGAGGAGCAGTTGGGGCTATGCTGGTTTATGACATAACTAAACGCCAAAGCTTTGATCATATCCCTAGGTGGTTAGAAGAACTACGAGGACATGCAGACAAGAACATTGTTATCATACTTATAGGGAATAAGTGTGATCTTGAAAGCCAGCGTGCTGTTCCCACCGAGGATGCCAAGGAATTCGCTCAAAAGGAAGGACTTTTCTTCTTAGAGACATCAGCACTGGAAGGATCTAACGTCGAGACTGCCTTCTCAACCGTTTTGACTGAGATCTTCAACATTGTTAACAAGAAGACGCTCGTTGCAGATGAAGATCAAAGCAATGGAAGCCAAGCACCCTTGACTGGGAAAAACATCATTGTCCCTGGCCCTGCACAAGTAATTCCCAGTAAGAGCAGTATGTGTTGTTCATCTTGATCTTAATCTGATCAAATTTTTGGTTTGAAGTCCAATATATCTATTAGGATTGAACTGGTTGTTATTTGTGTCTCTCTTTGCTTATTCTTGTATATTTTGATTGTACGTTAAAGTTTCAGAGGGATAGGTTGATTTATGTATTAAGAATGGAAAACACAGTGGGAAATGGTCAGAGCTGAGTTATGGTCTATTTTGATGTTTCAGTTCTTTCTTGAAAATGTATTTTTAGTACTTCTAGGTGGCTACTATTAGGACCACATGCCTATTTGGGGACCAGAATACTGCATTTTAAAATTTGAGCATGGATGTTGGTGGCAAATGTAAAAAACTCTTATACGAGTATGAAAGGGCGGACAAGGAAATTGAAAGTTTAAAAACGAAGTGCTTGGAATTGAAAGACGAGGTTCAGTGTCTAAAAGATGAGAATAATAAGATGGAATTTGATCTCAATCTCAGCAGATTTTTGGTTTCAGGTTAAGTGTATATGTAACTAGTTGATGCAGTGTTTGTTTGTTTACaaatgaaagaagaaaagaaatggtTGTTCAAGTGAGTCAGCTCACCAGGCTGAGTTGGAACTAGAACATATCAACTCGTGATCCTTCCTTCCACTGAAAAGAATTACACGGCTGCTGGGATCCAACCCGGGTCACCGGGGTGACAGACGTGAATACTTGCCACAATACAAGTTATACAACACCCCACTCCCCCCGCTTTTTGAAAAAAAAGTGAAAACGTCTCTTTTCCGAAAAAAACAGAGGGAGTACTTGTTTAGTCCGGATTGTTTCATTAATGGATGATCTAAACTGAAAACCTATTGGAAGTATCTGTCTAAGCCTAACATGACACATTCATGTGGGTGTAGTATTAGGGGTGAGCAACGGATGGGTGGATGCGGATTTGATATCAGCCACGTCTAATCCATCCAAATGGCGTATTTGAGATTTTCACCCACGTCCAAATCATTACCCGTCGGGTTTCACATCCATGGGTGAGTGGATGAGCGGTTTGGATGCAGCTGGATCTGCGGATTCAAAAAAGATATAAACGAAAACAAGTAAATGTCGAACATGAGTAATATAACTTAGTGTTGAACCTTAGATTACTGAAATATTAGTAATTAACATAACAAGAATAACATAATGTCTTTCCAACAatcaaaattataatttttattgacATGAGGGCCTCCGATCAATCCAGAAATTGATACTTtttgaatatctttgaggaacttcAATACATCTCAGATTCTCAATAGGAAACTATATATGTTATCTACCAATTTTGTATAATGCGTATAATACTAACATTGTCGGGTGTCCAATGAATGGGTGATGTTTCACCCGCGTCCAACCCGTGAAAATGATCGGATAAAAAGTTCACTCACGTTCAATCCGTTAAAGAACGGATCGGGTTCTACCCGCCAAAATATGGATCGGATTGGATAAAATCCACGAACTTGGATGTTTTTGCTCATCTCTAGCAGTATACCAATAGTCTCCATCTTGTCAATCACATCGCTTATGGGGGATTAAAGAACTATATGTAAACCTTGAGAAAAGCACAACACTAACGAGGGAGATTTATGGCCAAAGGAGCTTTATCTATACCATATGGAAGAGGGTTGAAAGTAATTCAAAGTGAAAAGGGATTTCTTGAGGTGATGTCCTCTATCAATATGGCTACATGCAAAGATGTAAGATCGCTTTTTTGTTGGATGTTGGTTATCAGAGGATGAAATTCAGATAACAGAAAAGAGTTGTATTACTAATTTCATGGCCTTGCGCGATTCTTTACAACAAATATTTCGATACTTcccaaataattggcgagtaAAATCGGTCAACGAAATGATGCTTTCAGGATAAATAAATCCCTAATATCGTTGTTGGATTCAAGATCCTTTAACCAAACCAAGGACATACAGTTTTATAGATTCGGATGATGTTTAGAGAAAAACAAAATCAGAGAATTTTTGATGCGTTGAAATGGGAAAAAGCCTTCGCAATTTATAAaggatttcatgtatttttgagaTGTATGTTCATATCCAACAGATGCTTTCAAAAGGCATTCATTAATGGTATCCTATGGAGAACACCTTATATGAAGAGACGCGTTTGTAGACATTAATGGAAAACCGAATTTAAAACCGGAAAAATTTCTACAAGACGTTGTCTCGTATTCTTCTAAGGGGCGCTTCCCCTAGACCCCAGCGACCTGCCCCGTCAGGTCGAACAAAGCCGATGAAGTTGTCGCCCCACGAACCCCCTTCCGTAGCGGCgaatatttatgaaaatatccaacatattTTTCTTTCAATATATCCAATCattttcctcaaaaaaaaaatcacttgtttTTAATACGACCACCTTCATCATCATTTACAGCTTGCCTCAAGCCCATCTGAAGTCATCCTTAATGAGATACTCATGTAGAGTCTGCTAACTTTAAACTCTACGTTCTCACATGGTTAAAGAAGATATGATTCTTATGTCGAGTCATATCGCATCAATTGTTTTCTTGTTCGTAACTGACATAGAGAATGGGTTttgtcgatgattatttttctcacaAAAATCTTGTATTTTAATGCCTCTAATATTAAGGTCGTTATTTTTAGaactctattattggggcttaaagAAGTGGGAATTTAGGGGCTTGACATTCTATCTAACATACTTGTAGGGATAAGGGGAACCTAATTCCTATGAGAAGTCAAATATACCCGTAACTATAGTTCCAAGCCGTTCTATTAGGTTCCCAGCCGTGAAGTTTTTTGTCGGTCGGGTTGGAAAATTTTCCCAACCGTTAAGGAAGATATCGGTTGGGTTTGAAAGTTTTCATAGATGTTGAGGCTTATGTCAGTCGGGTTGGAAAATTTTCCCAGCCGTTGAGGCAGATGTCGGATGGGTTTGAAAGTTTTCCCAGCCGTTGAGGCTTATATCGGTTGGGTTGGAAAGTTTTCCCAGCTGTAGAGGATTATGTCTGGGAAAGTTCAGATTTACGGCCTAGAAACATGAAACGAGCTAGCCGTAACAGTAATAAACGGCCTGGAAATTTTAATTACCCAGCTGTAACAGTAATAAACGGCCTGGAAACATGAAACGACCCAACCATAACAGTAATAAACGGCCTGAAAATTTGAATTACCCCGCCGTTAATTTTTATTTCGTCCGGGATAATATAAGGTTTTTGGCTGTAATTATCCAACTGCATTGAGTTAATGCATTGCATTTTTTGAGGAACGGctagtttttgaaaaactatCCGTTGGGTCATTTGGGTATAACTACTGAATGTAACGTGGCCTAGCCAAATTATGTAATGAAAAATTTGATCGATTACCACTATAAAATTTACAAAATCAACCATTGTAACGGCTGGGTTTACCAACCGTAAGTGTCTATAATTATGAGTGTATCTCAAAAATTTAGAGTAAATGCAGTTATTAGGAGTAAATGCAATCATATTGAATTTTTAGGGGTATTACGGATAGGAAACCCTTCCGTTTTAACTGTTACGGTTTGGAAAAACCCGGCCATGTGTTCCTATGATAGACAAAAAACTAATGGACTCTTGGTTCCGGATAGAAATCCAAGCCGTGAATATGGTATACGGTTCGGACTCCAAACCGTAATTCTGACATAAGTACTATTACGACTCGAAAGTCTAAATTTCCAGACCGTAAATCTGGAAGAACTCTACATAAATTTCGGCCAGGAGTTCATCTAAAATCCAACCGTGATAGAAGATTACGGCCAGGAGTTCTTAAAATTTCGAACCGTAAATATGTTTTCGTCTTGGAATATATCATTTCCAGGCCGTTATTGTTGTTTACGTATGAGACGACAACATTGTCCCAGCCGTAATCAGCAAAAAAAACTCAGATTTTTTACAGTTTCTAACGgatttgaatcaatcaaaattTCTGATGGGGTCGATTACAAGGTTTTGTAGACTAGGTTGAGGATAGATTTCACCAGTTTTtcttgaaaattttcaaaaaagttCATCAAAATCAACCTTTCCCTTTTtcaaaatcaacaaacaaaagaaacaaaaaagtttTGATTCTTAGGAAATTTATCATTAGATTAGTCTAATTTGTTTGTTAATTGCAATTAACTTACTTAATCATCATAATTATCACTAATCAACTCGAGGGTATATTAAGATTTATCAAAATAGTAGGATAAGGGATTCTAACAATCACTGTTTCGTGACCCAAAAATCCCCCAAAAACCCATAGATGGCTAAGCCCCAATGATAGGGTTCTATTTTTAACTTCTTCGTTCGTAACTTgcaagaagagagaaaaatattaggATACAAATCtattttgttcgtaactggcgagtaaatttgttaatgtccaagtaaatcattctcttgtgattagagtaaaggtcgctcatgttgttctttcgggaaagacatcaaatgggggagagttcttttgaacttgtgcgcAAAcgtaatatctttgtggggagagcggatgtggaattgtaggagatgcttgtacctatatatctccttgatgaaATCGCCGAGTTTCTTGGTGAAATTGACTAAACTAAAATCTGGTATGTGTTCTCTAGTATTGAATACCATTTTGTTTTATTCGTTATGATCGCTATTTTTGGCCTTTGCcaatttgttgacaaaaagggggagatttattaagtagtatcttatTACAACATGTGGTCTTTCGGAGCATAGTGTAAGGGGGGATGAATTAttaagaacgcgcaattgggagatacttaaactaattgggggatagaggaaaaggacaaaaactggatccaaatatcaaatcagggtcaccccttatctatgtattttacctaatacctaatctaccctcactaatcaggattagtgcttaattataattagtaaaatcataagattatttgataaatgattagtgtgtattttaatttgtatttgggtgagtgaggtgagagtaaaaggaggaaaaaaaattgagagtgaacttttttttggtgaaaatggaggatgattgtgaagatagAATTGTTGCTTAATCTTTAtctcaactacaacaagaagcatatcttcaatcttctgCTAATGgcaacaactcacaattgcaatTCTTTGGTGAGCccacacccttgaatgatgatttttacgAGCATGGAGAGTTTTTTGAAGAACCTACACaggaaagtaaacttgcacaacacaCATGTAAAGCttctaagaggttgaaaatttgatttttttctttgaatctacCATTTTTTCAGCTGAAAAAGTTCTGTGCCAGCATGgacgtagtatgaatacaatgtcggCAGCACCATTAccagcatggtattcatactacgtctATCCCGGCCtaaaatatcccccattttgaatggCAAGCGGGAAGTGTACCGGCGTTGTTGTCGGTCGTCCATCCATGTCGGCGTTTGTtggaattttcataaatgttttccACTATCTGCGAGGCAGCTTCtcgtaaaaaaaaaatctggttttgaaattcaaaagctattttgttttgaattttttctggttttaatcAGTTCAGTGCCAGcacagttaattctcgagcatgccggtactgctaACGGCATAGTATGTTACTTAAATTtctttgccggcacatgatgtaaagtatccagaaagttgaattttttttcacttgactaccgacattaatagatttctatcgagcatgccggcatttagttacggcattgattgttagttaccaagcatgcctccggcatggtcttcatcacttccggcgatgtaaaaaaaaattatttctgacATGGTCtccatcactaccggcatggtcttcatctatagcggcatggtcttcatcacttccggcatgtcttcatcacttccggcatggtcttcatgatcactaccggcatggtcttcatcacttccaaatgtaaaaaaaaaaaatcgttttcaaagtgaggagccggcagagaaggagaagagaatttgaaagggatggGGAAAATTtataatttgaaagggagtggagaATATTTATGTTTCAAAGCCctaaagagattaataagagctGAAGATGGAAATcagggatatgattttgttttttgattttaagttttaagttttttgatttttattttgagggaagggtattttaatatttttgcccTCCAAAAACACTCCTTAGCAGACACTATTCGTTGGGGAAAGTAttatcccccaattaatataaGATCCCCCAACCGTGCGTTCATTATTAatttataggttttacctattttgaatattatgtaagtattgactaagggggagaacatatcatcatagtattgcttcaaagttgaggtgcaattgaactttgagaaTGGTATcaatactatgtttttgtataacaaACAATGAGTAGAGTGTGTGTTTTTTTAATTTTACCGAACCTATttttgagtattctcataagttgttatcgctacggatcttcaacagcaaaGGTGATGAACGAACAAATGCAGAAtcatagaagaacttgaagtacgaagagTCGTTTGTTGAAGAacaaaggaaatcaagcatagtggattgtgagatgaaaagtttatttattttggatcCATACGTATctaatagtttttcactaaaattgacgaagggGAATTactagagcaatgctcggttgaacccacaagttttgctatctcaagcttgttgtcaatgttagatgaccaaaactatatcttgatttttagtctactaagtcaagtctagAACTAGGTTAGACATAAAAGCCTTTGTCAAAGCTCAACTGTAACATATctgattaacttcttgagataagaacagtggttaccaaacagattagtcaTTTATTGTTTCGAAGTCGATCTAAagagttgagtgcttaaagtcttcagatagactgaagcaacttaagatagtggactttaTCTTAAGATTCACGTGCGTTGGCCATATTGGTTGTAAGGcgtagggatactgaagaaactaggtaactagggttagtttacttggtctcaactatacgaaattggtagtggtctttgtatagcggcttaattctgagagtattcaaaactggactaggtcccggggtttttgtttaataatttttttgatggggttgtagtaaataggattcgtttcagacttgtgaaggaaatggaatttttagatttaaaaaaataagtatatatacaaaaatattaacaatgggcgagaggtactgggactaaggatttggccgaattcactacacagggttcattcatatattctttgacaatttataactcaataaaattaacatcgACTCtaattttgccaagatagattctcaaaacattgattgtaagtcctaagcatgatgtatcaaaacacctaagctaagcatacatcatcaaattaaataacaatcaattaattcaaatcatatttcaattttaaattaatgcaaaagtcataaaaaagaataaaataaatttacccgtgtatgaaattcaccctcctccgtcgtcccagtgttgggtttagctcatcatgataaaaacacgctcaaaatatttatttattgctcaaatggtgtttacaatgaagagaagaagagaaaatggtgtaaacagctaattgCGACCTACaaaaagcgtcacaaaagaacgataaaagagaagtgctattgtcgctgtggttctaagacccacatcTACGACCCACGCccgtgagtctgtttcactgttgataaacgcctgtccctgcgagtctgttcttcgtgttcttggtgttcttcatcatcagcaggagcagaaacagagtttcatcaactcttgatttctcgctcctgagctctcctatcgaccccaaactctcgacaccccttccttgtacctggagaaatttatttatactcaacagggccctggaatctctccataacttcaaaatatttcccatgactcggcagtaaagagaaaatattcgcggattgttttctttcctttcttgcctactcacgctgtcaaccagtgtttacacgctccaaacatgctcccagatcatcaaggaatgtgtcaagacgttgcaaacgcatgccatcttccatacagcatcgacacaatcccgagtatcttttctcaaccacgtattccatgatttctttaaaccgagaatcaagcccaactggatcgattccaacaaccaaaatagcttctcatatccatatcacgtctacccaaccAGAATCATAGGTTTACTCTACCTCTAACTCCTCCAAATATCCGATTTAAATCtgccagggaagaaaaaaaaattcccgccaaaactgaaatttgaatttgagaagaagggcaccccttatccagtggtcgccccttatccgctgctggagttcgaataacacatgtcccttggggtgtctttagtaatttttctggggtgtttccaatattttttctgggttcctccggtgcatttctggggtgcttccggtgcatttctgcggtgcctttagtactttgtcctggggtgtaaaacactacttttcgagcccatttcgccgcatggacttatttctctaaaatttcctacaaatacataaaataacacaataaatacaaaatcgagcactaacaatacatacaaatgagacatattagacacataaatgcgtctatcaacacccccaaacttattatttgctagtcctcgagcaaaactaatatggaaaatcaaatcttaactcactaggtgtccctagtgaccgagttaatctcgggagggtttaccagaggtgtacccacaaaaccaatactccagaccctagctatctacgcagaaccttggaaggaactaaagaatctccttggttggcatacaatcattgactataggaggaagtaccctgatgcgaaattccaaaattcatatataagtgacagagctctactcaggtagtttcactatggacatcataaccggagtcaaaactaatcacatagatagataatgagatggatatagaaaaacatagatggttttgatgtttactaggtgaacggtgtttcccatatctgtctgaatgccactactaggatgaa
This genomic interval carries:
- the LOC113336015 gene encoding ras-related protein Rab11D, encoding MDQKIDYVFKIVLIGDSAVGKSQILSRFARNEFSLDSKATIGVEFQTRTLVIQHKSVKAQIWDTAGQERYRAVTSAYYRGAVGAMLVYDITKRQSFDHIPRWLEELRGHADKNIVIILIGNKCDLESQRAVPTEDAKEFAQKEGLFFLETSALEGSNVETAFSTVLTEIFNIVNKKTLVADEDQSNGSQAPLTGKNIIVPGPAQVIPSKSSMCCSS